One genomic window of Moorella glycerini includes the following:
- a CDS encoding PRK06851 family protein: MGQGKLRRVFPGGNTCEGFYSFYDYIIEPDATRIFVVKGGPGVGKSTFMRKIGETMLAKGYDVEFHCCSSDNNSLDAVVIPAIKVALIDGTAPHIVDPKNPGAVDEIIHLGDYWDESKMRAHKEEILKANARVARLFQIAYSALREAKVIRDEWESYISECMIESQVNRAVANLLHTIFSGVAPRYDRPAKVRHLFATAITPDGIITGHVESLLQDVQQLYTISGEPGSGVPQVLARIADLAHEKGLHTEIYHCPFNPRNIDLVIMPEIKVAAMNVQPPHTYDPSSLPDLMAMKLNLSAYIDRDKLGTYAHEISSAAYRYQACLDRAVAYIRQAKLTHDYMETFYIPAMNFEAINAKRQEVLQRILNYAAEFPETLIKAS; this comes from the coding sequence ATGGGCCAGGGCAAGTTAAGAAGGGTCTTCCCCGGCGGGAATACCTGTGAAGGGTTTTATTCTTTTTATGATTACATTATCGAACCCGATGCCACCCGCATCTTCGTCGTTAAAGGCGGCCCGGGAGTGGGCAAGTCCACCTTCATGCGCAAAATCGGCGAAACCATGCTGGCTAAAGGTTATGATGTGGAATTCCACTGCTGCTCCTCCGATAACAATTCCCTGGATGCCGTGGTCATCCCGGCCATCAAAGTAGCTCTAATCGATGGTACGGCTCCCCATATAGTTGATCCCAAGAATCCCGGTGCCGTAGATGAGATTATCCACCTGGGAGACTACTGGGATGAAAGCAAGATGCGGGCCCATAAAGAGGAAATCCTTAAAGCTAACGCCCGGGTGGCGCGCTTGTTCCAGATAGCCTACAGTGCCCTCCGGGAAGCCAAGGTTATCCGCGATGAGTGGGAAAGCTATATTTCCGAGTGTATGATTGAAAGCCAGGTTAACAGGGCTGTGGCTAACTTGCTCCATACTATTTTCAGCGGTGTAGCACCACGTTATGACCGGCCGGCCAAAGTCCGCCATCTCTTTGCCACGGCTATCACCCCCGATGGTATCATTACCGGCCACGTGGAATCCCTACTCCAGGATGTGCAGCAACTTTATACCATCTCCGGAGAACCTGGTTCCGGCGTACCACAGGTGCTGGCCCGGATCGCCGACCTGGCCCACGAAAAAGGACTGCATACTGAAATTTACCATTGCCCCTTTAATCCCCGGAATATCGATCTGGTAATCATGCCGGAAATAAAAGTGGCGGCCATGAACGTCCAGCCGCCGCATACCTACGATCCCTCGTCTTTACCGGACCTTATGGCCATGAAACTTAACCTGTCGGCCTATATCGACCGGGATAAGCTGGGAACTTACGCCCACGAGATCAGCAGCGCCGCCTACCGCTATCAGGCCTGCCTGGACCGGGCCGTGGCCTACATCCGCCAGGCCAAATTAACCCATGATTACATGGAAACCTTCTATATACCGGCCATGAATTTTGAGGCCATCAACGCCAAACGCCAGGAGGTCCTGCAGCGGATTTTGAACTATGCTGCTGAATTTCCTGAAACCCTGATTAAAGCAAGTTAA
- a CDS encoding glycosyltransferase family 4 protein, whose protein sequence is MGYEVSFHQNAHRDFQTTFRGWPVYGYQADQHHLHLTVKRMEETVRGRVLYSSILQQVYYRPRSICISHGVWWELPGYSPAHARAAYENYVAAALIQATLIISCDYNFLNVARAIYPNLADQKVRVIPNFVDLKQFYPREKEQQPRVRVLYPRRLAPERGFDLLKEVIPPLLAEYPDLEFLFAIDTNTPRYLEIFHAWRQKEAHNGRILYCHPDFNAMPEVYAAADIVVIPSIYSEGTSFSCLEAMAMGKAVIATNVGGLTNLIIDGYNGLLIHPSREYLTQALRFLIDHPRERLRLGANAAATARAFDRRLWEARWRQYISRVYPLDKL, encoded by the coding sequence ATGGGTTATGAAGTTTCCTTCCATCAGAACGCCCACCGGGATTTTCAAACTACTTTCCGCGGCTGGCCGGTATATGGCTACCAGGCCGATCAGCACCATTTGCACTTAACTGTTAAACGAATGGAGGAGACTGTCCGCGGTAGAGTGCTTTATTCCTCTATTCTCCAGCAAGTCTATTACCGCCCCCGTTCTATTTGTATCTCCCACGGCGTCTGGTGGGAACTACCAGGTTACAGCCCGGCCCACGCCCGGGCTGCTTATGAAAACTATGTCGCTGCCGCCCTTATTCAGGCCACTTTAATAATATCTTGCGACTACAACTTTCTTAACGTTGCCCGGGCCATCTACCCTAATCTGGCCGACCAGAAGGTCCGGGTAATCCCAAACTTTGTCGATTTAAAGCAATTTTATCCTCGCGAAAAAGAACAACAGCCTAGGGTACGCGTCCTGTACCCGCGCCGGCTGGCCCCGGAACGGGGCTTTGACCTGTTGAAAGAGGTTATCCCTCCTTTACTGGCTGAGTACCCCGACCTGGAGTTTCTCTTTGCCATTGATACAAATACCCCCCGGTACCTGGAGATTTTTCATGCCTGGCGGCAAAAGGAGGCCCATAACGGGCGTATCCTTTACTGTCATCCAGACTTTAACGCCATGCCGGAGGTTTATGCCGCTGCCGATATAGTTGTTATTCCCAGTATTTATTCGGAGGGTACCAGCTTTTCATGCCTGGAGGCCATGGCCATGGGTAAGGCCGTTATTGCCACCAATGTTGGCGGGCTCACCAATCTGATTATCGATGGCTATAATGGCCTGTTAATCCATCCCTCCAGGGAATACCTGACCCAAGCCCTGCGCTTTTTAATTGATCACCCCCGGGAACGCCTGCGCCTCGGTGCCAATGCCGCTGCTACCGCCCGGGCCTTTGACCGTCGCCTCTGGGAAGCCCGCTGGCGCCAGTATATCAGCAGGGTTTATCCTTTGGATAAGCTGTAG
- a CDS encoding glycosyltransferase family 2 protein, giving the protein MPKVTAMMIVRNEANRYLERCLKALTDYVDELVILDDASTDATPEICLSFPMVKLYCRDTPLFLKDEAQLRCELWHHTVATNPEWILALDADEFLETRVDRELPYLLKQDLFPAISFRLFDCWGSEDYYRVDGLWNPWLRGFSIYLVKYQPWLDAAWPLQKFHCGRLPLAYRRLPHLESDLRIKHLGWANPADIRAKYERAVSQDPTFKYMPREHYESILWPADKIQLEKWQD; this is encoded by the coding sequence ATGCCCAAGGTTACGGCCATGATGATCGTTCGTAATGAAGCCAATCGTTATTTGGAGCGCTGCCTTAAAGCTTTGACTGACTATGTTGATGAGCTGGTCATCCTGGACGATGCCTCTACGGATGCTACTCCTGAGATCTGTTTGAGTTTCCCCATGGTTAAACTTTATTGCCGCGATACCCCCTTATTTCTTAAGGATGAAGCCCAGTTGCGCTGCGAACTCTGGCACCATACCGTAGCTACCAACCCCGAATGGATACTGGCCCTTGATGCCGATGAATTCCTGGAGACCAGGGTAGACCGGGAACTCCCTTATTTGCTAAAACAGGATCTCTTTCCAGCTATTAGCTTTCGCCTTTTTGATTGCTGGGGCAGTGAAGACTACTACCGCGTCGACGGCCTCTGGAATCCCTGGCTGCGTGGTTTTTCTATCTACCTCGTCAAGTACCAGCCCTGGCTGGATGCCGCCTGGCCATTACAAAAATTTCACTGCGGCCGCCTGCCTCTAGCCTACCGCCGCCTGCCCCACCTGGAAAGCGATCTAAGGATCAAACACCTCGGCTGGGCCAACCCGGCTGATATCCGGGCTAAATACGAGCGCGCCGTTAGCCAGGATCCGACCTTTAAATATATGCCCCGGGAACATTATGAAAGCATCCTCTGGCCAGCGGATAAAATTCAGCTCGAAAAATGGCAGGACTAG
- a CDS encoding glycosyltransferase family 4 protein, with protein MTTKKVAFLTTNFFHPTNERIIMGGAERYQVDLCRLLRELGFYVEIWQIGSGWTQEFDGVRIRSIPVSRSEYHTFPELSTAFYENSMAFDYAIYFILTLAYPIAREKSIAISHGIFWDWPGFDLMAGRLEDRQEWLRRLGIALIGPQKLISVDTNTINFFNATLPGFYHKWEYIPNYVDTDLFHPPEEVKNSTDTIRVLFPRRLVPVRGINETMRAAERLTARYPWIEFHFCGRGHDDNAERLMSQWIATQERCFYYWKPLEMMPEVYRQADIVIIPSRSTEGTSLAALEAMASGRPVIAGLAGGLSDIILHGYNGYLIKPTVENLVAAIEDLARDKAKRQIMGQRAREVALTFNRKIWAERWARVLETVFR; from the coding sequence ATGACGACTAAAAAGGTAGCTTTTTTAACGACTAACTTTTTTCACCCTACTAACGAAAGAATTATTATGGGCGGTGCGGAGCGTTACCAGGTTGACCTCTGCCGCCTGCTCCGCGAGCTAGGTTTTTATGTTGAGATCTGGCAGATAGGCAGCGGTTGGACCCAGGAATTCGATGGCGTGCGTATCCGCAGCATCCCGGTTTCTAGAAGCGAATACCATACCTTTCCCGAGCTCAGTACAGCCTTTTATGAGAATTCCATGGCCTTTGATTACGCCATTTATTTCATCCTTACCCTGGCTTACCCCATAGCCCGGGAAAAAAGCATTGCCATTAGCCACGGGATCTTTTGGGATTGGCCGGGTTTCGACCTCATGGCCGGACGCCTGGAGGACCGCCAGGAATGGTTAAGGCGGCTTGGTATTGCCCTGATAGGCCCACAAAAATTAATCTCTGTAGATACCAACACCATTAACTTCTTCAATGCTACCCTCCCCGGCTTTTATCACAAATGGGAGTACATCCCCAATTATGTTGATACTGACCTTTTTCACCCACCTGAGGAGGTAAAAAATAGCACGGATACCATCCGTGTCCTGTTCCCCCGCCGGCTGGTTCCCGTTCGCGGGATTAATGAAACCATGCGGGCAGCAGAAAGATTGACGGCTCGCTATCCCTGGATTGAATTTCATTTTTGTGGACGCGGCCATGATGACAACGCCGAAAGGCTCATGTCCCAGTGGATTGCTACCCAGGAACGTTGCTTTTACTACTGGAAGCCCCTGGAGATGATGCCCGAGGTTTACCGCCAGGCGGATATTGTCATCATCCCTTCACGCTCTACCGAAGGCACGAGTCTGGCCGCCCTGGAGGCCATGGCCAGCGGCCGGCCGGTAATTGCCGGCCTGGCCGGTGGCTTGAGCGACATTATTTTGCACGGCTACAATGGTTATCTAATTAAACCGACTGTGGAAAATCTGGTGGCGGCCATCGAAGATTTGGCCCGGGATAAAGCTAAAAGGCAGATCATGGGCCAGAGGGCTCGGGAAGTGGCTCTGACTTTCAACCGTAAGATATGGGCTGAGCGTTGGGCCAGGGTCCTGGAAACAGTCTTTCGCTAA
- the glnA gene encoding type I glutamate--ammonia ligase, whose amino-acid sequence MVNEKLTREDILQRVKELNVRFIRLQFTDIFGVLKNVAITTKELEKALDGELMFDGSSIHGFVRIEESDMYLRPDPSTFAIFPWRPADGAVARLICDVYNPDGTPFAGCPRGALKKVLAEAEAMGYTMYAGPEAEFFLFHTDGRKPTLETHDQAGYFDLSPVDLGEDARRDMVLALEAMGFEIEASHHEVAPGQHEIDFKYDNALATADKIATFKFVVRTIAQRHGLHATFMPKPVAGINGSGMHTHQSLFKDGQNAFYDPGDPLQLSQTAYYYIGGLMHHARAMAAVTNPTVNSYKRLVPGFEAPVYIAWSPRNRSPLIRVPAKRGASTRIELRNPDPACNPYLALAVMLKAGLDGIKKQIQPPAPVERNIYEMTAAERRDLGIGSLPGDLKEALEELSRDNVIREALGDHIYERFVEAKEKEWDEYRVQVHQWEVEQYLTMF is encoded by the coding sequence ATGGTAAATGAAAAACTAACCAGGGAGGATATTCTCCAGCGGGTAAAGGAACTTAACGTCCGTTTTATCCGCCTGCAGTTTACCGACATCTTCGGTGTTTTAAAGAATGTTGCCATTACAACCAAGGAATTAGAGAAAGCCCTTGACGGCGAATTAATGTTTGACGGCTCTTCCATCCATGGTTTCGTCCGCATCGAAGAATCCGATATGTACCTGCGGCCCGACCCATCTACCTTTGCCATCTTTCCCTGGCGGCCGGCCGACGGGGCGGTAGCCAGGTTAATCTGCGATGTTTACAACCCTGACGGCACCCCCTTTGCTGGCTGTCCCCGGGGAGCGCTGAAAAAAGTCCTGGCTGAGGCGGAAGCTATGGGCTATACCATGTATGCCGGCCCCGAGGCGGAATTTTTCCTGTTCCATACCGATGGCCGTAAGCCCACCTTGGAAACCCATGACCAGGCCGGTTACTTTGACCTGTCACCGGTTGACCTGGGCGAAGACGCCCGCCGGGATATGGTCCTGGCCCTGGAAGCCATGGGCTTTGAAATCGAGGCTTCCCATCATGAGGTTGCCCCGGGCCAGCATGAGATTGACTTCAAATACGATAACGCCCTGGCCACGGCCGATAAAATTGCTACCTTTAAATTCGTTGTCCGCACCATCGCCCAGCGCCATGGCCTGCATGCCACCTTTATGCCCAAACCTGTAGCCGGCATTAACGGTTCGGGCATGCATACCCACCAGTCCCTGTTCAAAGACGGGCAGAACGCCTTTTATGATCCGGGAGATCCCTTACAGCTAAGCCAGACAGCCTATTACTATATTGGCGGCCTGATGCACCATGCCCGGGCCATGGCAGCTGTTACCAACCCGACGGTCAATTCCTACAAACGCCTGGTACCAGGTTTTGAGGCCCCGGTCTATATTGCCTGGTCCCCCCGCAATCGCAGCCCCTTGATTCGCGTGCCGGCCAAGCGCGGGGCCTCAACTAGAATAGAATTGCGCAACCCCGACCCGGCCTGCAATCCTTACCTGGCCCTGGCCGTCATGCTCAAAGCCGGCCTGGACGGGATAAAGAAGCAGATCCAGCCCCCTGCGCCTGTAGAGCGCAATATCTACGAAATGACGGCAGCCGAACGCCGCGACCTGGGTATCGGCAGCCTGCCGGGGGACCTCAAGGAAGCCCTGGAGGAGCTTTCCCGTGATAATGTAATCCGGGAAGCCCTGGGCGATCATATCTATGAACGCTTTGTCGAAGCCAAAGAAAAGGAATGGGACGAGTACCGCGTCCAGGTCCACCAGTGGGAAGTAGAGCAATACTTGACCATGTTTTGA
- a CDS encoding DUF1614 domain-containing protein: protein MLWSLLFLFLFIPMLLASLFLNLAVFSFARLGLTPAGAFTLLAASIIGGLINIPISRRRLYIEQPQFGRFPFFFYYPPQVSYQLLCVNVGGAVIPVLFSLYLLATRAPLLPSLQATLIVTIVAKALARVVPGVGISIPTFIPPIAAALAAIIVSPHNTAPVAYIAGALGTLLGADILNLGAIRSLRSQVVSIGGAGVFDGIFLVALAASLLS from the coding sequence ATGTTGTGGTCGCTACTCTTCCTTTTTTTATTTATCCCCATGCTGCTGGCTTCCCTTTTCCTCAATTTAGCCGTTTTCTCCTTTGCCCGGCTGGGACTGACACCGGCAGGGGCTTTTACTTTGCTTGCAGCTTCAATCATTGGCGGGCTCATAAATATCCCTATTTCTCGTCGGCGCCTTTATATTGAACAACCCCAGTTCGGTCGCTTCCCCTTCTTTTTCTATTACCCGCCCCAGGTGAGCTACCAGCTCCTGTGCGTTAACGTCGGCGGGGCGGTGATCCCCGTTCTCTTTTCCCTCTACCTCCTGGCCACCCGGGCGCCGTTACTGCCGTCCCTGCAGGCTACCCTTATTGTTACCATTGTAGCCAAGGCTCTGGCCCGGGTAGTACCGGGAGTGGGTATTTCCATACCTACCTTTATCCCGCCCATTGCCGCCGCCCTGGCCGCCATCATCGTTTCTCCCCATAATACTGCCCCGGTGGCCTACATTGCTGGCGCCCTGGGCACCCTCCTGGGAGCCGATATTTTAAACCTCGGTGCCATCCGCAGCTTGCGCTCCCAGGTGGTCAGCATCGGCGGCGCCGGCGTCTTTGACGGCATTTTCCTGGTGGCCCTGGCCGCTTCTTTATTAAGTTAA
- the glnA gene encoding type I glutamate--ammonia ligase, whose protein sequence is MTAKEVLTMARENNVQMVDLKFIDLPGTWQHFTVPIEQFGEEVFTSGVGFDGSSIRGFKTINESDMILIPDPGTAFIDPFCAITTLSLICNVYDPVTGKNYNRDPRFIAQKAEAYLKETGIADTSCWGPEAEFFILDHVRFDHSQYAGYYFLDSIEGFWNSGTEMNGHPNLGYRPRYKEGYFPVPPTDTLQNLRTEMVLLLKEMGIAVEAHHHEVATAGQGEIDMQYAPLTRMADQLMMFKYVVKNVAIKHNKTATFMPKPVFQDNGSGMHVHQSLWKDGRPLFFDAGGYAGLSELALYYIGGLLKHAPALAAFCSPTTNSFKRLVPGFEAPVNLVYSQRNRSAAIRIPMYSNSPNSKRIEYRPPDPSCNPYLAFAALLMAGIDGIKNKIHPGDPLDKDIYDLPPEEAARISSLPGSLDEALAALQNDHEFLLQGGVFDEDLINSWIEYKTKKEISQIKLRPHPYEFVLYYDI, encoded by the coding sequence ATGACGGCAAAAGAAGTCCTCACCATGGCCAGGGAAAACAATGTCCAGATGGTTGACCTGAAATTTATCGACCTGCCCGGCACATGGCAGCATTTCACGGTCCCCATAGAACAGTTTGGGGAAGAGGTTTTTACCAGCGGCGTGGGTTTTGACGGTTCCAGTATCCGCGGCTTTAAAACCATCAATGAGAGCGACATGATCCTCATTCCTGACCCGGGAACAGCCTTTATCGATCCCTTTTGCGCAATCACGACATTGAGCCTGATCTGTAACGTCTATGACCCGGTTACCGGCAAGAACTACAATCGCGATCCCCGCTTTATAGCCCAGAAGGCGGAGGCCTATCTCAAAGAAACGGGTATTGCCGATACCAGTTGCTGGGGCCCGGAGGCCGAGTTTTTCATCCTCGATCACGTTCGTTTTGATCACAGCCAGTACGCCGGTTATTACTTCCTCGACTCCATCGAGGGTTTCTGGAACTCAGGGACAGAAATGAACGGCCATCCCAACCTGGGCTACCGGCCGCGATACAAGGAAGGGTATTTCCCGGTTCCCCCTACTGATACCCTGCAAAACCTGCGTACAGAAATGGTGTTACTGCTCAAAGAAATGGGCATCGCCGTGGAAGCCCACCATCATGAGGTAGCCACGGCCGGCCAGGGTGAAATTGATATGCAGTACGCTCCCCTCACCCGGATGGCCGACCAGCTGATGATGTTTAAATATGTGGTCAAAAACGTAGCCATCAAGCATAACAAAACGGCTACCTTTATGCCCAAGCCGGTGTTCCAGGATAACGGCTCGGGGATGCACGTCCACCAAAGCCTGTGGAAGGACGGCCGGCCGCTGTTCTTTGATGCCGGCGGCTACGCCGGTCTAAGCGAACTCGCCCTTTACTATATCGGCGGGTTGTTAAAGCACGCCCCGGCCCTGGCAGCCTTCTGCAGCCCCACCACCAATTCTTTCAAGCGGCTGGTGCCCGGCTTTGAAGCCCCGGTGAACCTGGTTTACTCCCAGCGCAACCGCAGCGCGGCCATCCGTATTCCCATGTATTCCAACAGCCCGAACTCCAAGAGAATCGAATACCGGCCGCCCGATCCTTCCTGCAACCCCTACCTGGCCTTTGCCGCCCTGTTAATGGCCGGTATCGACGGGATTAAAAACAAGATTCATCCGGGTGACCCCCTGGATAAAGACATCTACGATTTACCGCCGGAAGAAGCAGCCAGGATAAGCTCCCTGCCCGGATCCCTGGATGAAGCCCTTGCCGCCTTGCAAAATGACCACGAGTTTTTACTCCAGGGTGGCGTCTTTGACGAGGACCTCATCAATAGCTGGATTGAATACAAAACGAAAAAGGAAATCAGCCAGATTAAACTCCGGCCCCATCCCTACGAGTTTGTCCTGTACTACGATATTTAG
- a CDS encoding ammonium transporter, which translates to MKHLRNHYLNIRKPVLIACLILAALIILSLALPAWAGDPTGAATGGIADIPAAQAGTPTLEEIATATGKLKIGLNFVWTLLAGFLVFFMQAGFALVETGFTRAKNAAHTMAMNLMVFLVGAVGFFVLGFGLMFGGLGSVANLGGTPPLTNELTAGGWGLLGWKGFFLNGDAYDVGVFALFLFQMVFMDTAVTIPTGAMAERVKFSAVVLGSFFIAMFLYPIFGNWVWGGGWLAQLGSKLGLGHGAVDFAGSGVVHSIGGAAGLAGALILGPRLGKYRDGKPVAMPGHDIPMAILGTIILFFGWFGFNPGSTLSGGDLRIAVVAVNTMMAGAVGGLAAMLYTWWRQGKPDPSMMCNGVLAGLVAITAPAAFVNGPVACLIGAVAGVLVVWSVYFFDHVLKIDDPVGAISVHLVNGLWGLLAVGLFADGTYGAGWNGVGADTYLGVAGQGVTGLFYGDPGQLVAQLINMAAVFIWGFGVSYVFYKVLDKIMGIRVKPEAEEQGLDIPEMGAQAYPDFLLAFNDTYSPGPAPARQTAYAPRRQEVPVRN; encoded by the coding sequence ATGAAACACCTCAGGAATCACTATTTGAACATCAGGAAGCCTGTTCTTATCGCCTGTTTAATCCTGGCCGCCTTAATTATCCTCAGCCTGGCCCTGCCCGCCTGGGCCGGTGACCCCACCGGCGCTGCTACCGGGGGTATTGCCGACATCCCGGCGGCCCAGGCCGGCACGCCAACTTTAGAAGAAATAGCAACTGCGACAGGAAAGTTGAAGATTGGCCTTAATTTTGTCTGGACCCTCCTCGCCGGTTTCCTGGTCTTCTTCATGCAGGCCGGTTTTGCCCTGGTGGAAACAGGCTTCACCCGGGCCAAAAACGCCGCCCATACCATGGCCATGAATCTCATGGTCTTCCTGGTCGGCGCCGTGGGCTTCTTTGTCCTGGGCTTTGGCCTCATGTTCGGCGGCCTGGGGTCCGTGGCTAACCTGGGCGGTACTCCGCCCCTGACCAATGAGTTAACAGCCGGCGGCTGGGGGTTGCTGGGGTGGAAGGGTTTTTTCTTAAACGGTGACGCCTATGATGTGGGCGTTTTCGCCCTTTTCCTCTTCCAGATGGTCTTTATGGATACGGCCGTGACCATCCCCACCGGAGCCATGGCCGAACGGGTTAAATTCAGTGCTGTTGTCCTGGGTTCCTTCTTTATTGCCATGTTCCTCTATCCCATCTTCGGCAACTGGGTGTGGGGCGGAGGCTGGCTGGCCCAGCTGGGGAGCAAGCTGGGCCTGGGTCACGGTGCCGTGGATTTCGCCGGTTCCGGGGTAGTCCATTCCATCGGTGGCGCTGCCGGCCTGGCGGGGGCCCTCATCCTGGGACCACGCCTGGGTAAATACCGGGACGGCAAGCCGGTGGCTATGCCCGGCCATGATATTCCCATGGCCATCCTGGGTACCATCATCCTCTTCTTCGGCTGGTTCGGCTTTAACCCCGGCAGTACCCTGTCCGGCGGCGACCTGCGCATCGCGGTAGTGGCCGTCAATACCATGATGGCCGGAGCCGTCGGTGGCCTGGCCGCCATGCTCTATACCTGGTGGCGCCAGGGTAAGCCCGATCCTTCCATGATGTGTAATGGTGTCCTGGCTGGCCTGGTGGCCATTACCGCTCCCGCGGCCTTTGTCAATGGCCCGGTAGCCTGCCTGATTGGTGCCGTAGCCGGCGTCCTGGTTGTCTGGAGCGTTTACTTCTTCGATCACGTCCTCAAGATCGACGACCCGGTAGGAGCCATTTCCGTCCACCTGGTTAATGGTCTCTGGGGACTCCTGGCGGTAGGTCTCTTTGCCGACGGCACCTATGGCGCCGGCTGGAACGGCGTTGGTGCTGACACCTACCTGGGAGTCGCTGGCCAGGGCGTTACCGGCCTCTTCTACGGCGATCCCGGCCAGCTGGTAGCCCAGCTAATCAATATGGCGGCAGTCTTCATCTGGGGCTTTGGCGTTTCCTATGTATTTTACAAGGTTCTCGACAAGATTATGGGTATTCGCGTCAAGCCCGAAGCTGAAGAACAGGGCCTGGACATCCCCGAAATGGGCGCCCAGGCTTACCCTGACTTTCTCCTGGCCTTTAACGACACCTACAGCCCGGGACCGGCACCTGCCAGGCAAACTGCTTACGCTCCCCGCCGGCAGGAAGTACCGGTTCGCAATTAG
- a CDS encoding P-II family nitrogen regulator, whose translation MKKIEAIIRSSRLEAVKEALGKYNIHGMTVTHVLGCGLQRGQTEYYRGNLYTINLLPKVKLEIISLDNRVEEIVAIICREARTGEISDGKIFIYPVETAIRIRTGEQGDEAI comes from the coding sequence ATGAAGAAAATTGAAGCCATTATCCGCTCCTCCCGCCTGGAAGCAGTGAAGGAAGCCCTGGGGAAATACAATATCCATGGCATGACGGTAACCCATGTCCTGGGTTGTGGTCTCCAGCGGGGCCAGACGGAGTATTACCGCGGTAATCTCTATACCATTAACCTGTTACCCAAGGTCAAGCTGGAAATTATCAGCCTGGATAACCGGGTGGAGGAAATCGTCGCGATTATTTGCCGGGAGGCCCGTACCGGTGAAATCAGCGACGGCAAGATTTTTATCTACCCGGTAGAGACTGCCATCCGCATCCGTACCGGTGAGCAAGGGGATGAGGCAATATAA
- a CDS encoding LysM peptidoglycan-binding domain-containing protein, with protein sequence MGLFQVPCPSGRYWRVEPGDTLYLIALRIGTTVDELLRLNPGVDPYNLQVGQVLCLPPEPPCPSGVYWEVAPGDTLYSIARATGTTVEKLLELNPHIDPYNLQVGQKICLPG encoded by the coding sequence GTGGGCTTGTTTCAAGTACCCTGCCCTTCCGGCCGTTACTGGCGGGTGGAGCCGGGGGATACCCTTTATCTAATAGCCTTACGGATTGGAACCACGGTAGACGAACTGCTGCGCTTGAATCCGGGTGTTGATCCCTACAACCTGCAGGTTGGCCAGGTGCTCTGCCTGCCCCCCGAACCGCCCTGTCCTTCAGGCGTTTACTGGGAGGTGGCCCCCGGCGACACCCTGTACAGCATTGCCCGGGCCACCGGGACGACGGTAGAAAAGTTGCTGGAACTAAATCCCCATATAGATCCCTACAATCTCCAGGTGGGCCAGAAGATCTGCCTGCCGGGTTGA